The genome window AATGTCGCTTTCAGTTCACTAAAAATATCGATGGGTGATTCGAAACGCAAAAATCCCAAAACGGTAAAGTAAATGCTGTTCCAAATTGCTGCCCATACAGTTTGGTCGAAGGCTACTTTGGCAGGAACCACCCACCAGTCTTGGAATGGAATAAGCTCCTGAAACCAGTTTAAGTTGGTTAAGGAACCCCaggaatatttttttttaatgttaaattctaaaaataaacaactgCACAAGAAATTTACCTCGCAAAACTGGTAATAGTAGTGAGAGAGGGAACCATGGAGAGTAAATCCAACAAGACCTGACCTGAGCATTCGTGTACGATCGAACTCAAATAGAGGTTTTCCTTCAAAGCACTACAAAAATTATAAGACAAGCATTATGCACTGTCAAGGACAAACTTCACCAACTGGAAGACTCAAATAGTTTTAATTCACAACACCAACACACCTGTGCAATCCAATCCCCTACAGAATACACCACACCACTAATCACCATTTTGGCTAAAACTGGGTTAGTCTTGAGAGCTTCCTCATAAGCACTCCAGTTGTGTTGAGGTGCATATCTTAGGATCTCATACAGAGTCCAACCCTGAAAAGAGTACCAACACATAAATCCCCGCAGACAAATTGATACAAGGTCAGTGCACATAGACatagaaaatcataaaatcaAGACATTCAAATCACAAATCGCAACCTATAATGAAATTTTCTAAATATAACTCCGAACTAATTGGACCAGACCAAACATATTGCTTCATACCACTCTAACCATAAGTGACAAGTTCTCTTCACTATCAACTTAAGAAAATGCAGCAATCTCCTAGTCCCCCACCAAATTCTCTtattgtctttttttctttttttttctttcagccTCACAAACAACTAACTAATCTCATCTTCCATCCCTTGTCATTATATGTTCTTGTTGCTCCCCGTGATTGTTATTCTATAGTGCAAAACCATCCCTGATTTGACATAACATTTCCAGATCATGTTTCCTATCAGATTTAACAAAGTTTGAATAATCACAATCCTTCAAAAGCAACATCCACTTCATTATTTCCATGTAAGTTATAGaatttctcttcactcttGCTTCCTCATGAATGATCATACAAAGACTGCAACAGCATCACTTCAAAATTTGACTATACAGCATCAATCCATGACAAAGGATTCCCCTCTAATTAGAACAATTTCACACATTTATCATAAGACAGGCGACCTGCCCAACTTCCAccaaataaattgaaaatgcttGACCTTCGCACTCCAACTTCCAAGAGCACAAactcaaagaaaaaagcaatGCAGGCAATTGATACAAGCTCATTATCAAAGCGGCTAATGTTAATTAACCAGAGAATGATAAGCAACCTAAAAGAACCAGAAtggataagaaaaaaaaaaacgaacaGAACTAATCTAAGAACCAACTTCACCTCAAATTCTCACACAGCAAGCCACAGAAGACAGAACACTAGAATCACACACTGaacaaaaccaaatcacatggaaataattaaaaattcaattaaatacTAAAGAGCTTGACTCACATGCCAGTAATCCTGATCAATAGTGAGCAACTTAGTGATAGCAAAAGTACCAGCTGCGAGCACAATAGTGGCATTGATAGTCCTATCTACGAGCCTCTCAAATTCCTCACTCTCCCTCTCATTTCCAACCCCAGAAGATCCAAACCCACCAGCCACTTCAAAGGAAAGCCTTCCCTCACTTGCTCCAAACCCACCTACCTGACTCGCCAACT of Prunus dulcis chromosome 4, ALMONDv2, whole genome shotgun sequence contains these proteins:
- the LOC117624510 gene encoding uncharacterized protein LOC117624510, with the protein product MASIHSIAPQSFLPLPNSKPRKPTNAHPKPILSSNLCNSKLSKNQTFLRNKRKDRWILKSLVDQEECDVIPVQRTDCTDQQEGMAVCRVECEGVEGELASQVGGFGASEGRLSFEVAGGFGSSGVGNERESEEFERLVDRTINATIVLAAGTFAITKLLTIDQDYWHGWTLYEILRYAPQHNWSAYEEALKTNPVLAKMVISGVVYSVGDWIAQCFEGKPLFEFDRTRMLRSGLVGFTLHGSLSHYYYQFCEELIPFQDWWVVPAKVAFDQTVWAAIWNSIYFTVLGFLRFESPIDIFSELKATFWPMLTAGWKLWPFAHLVTYGVIPVEQRLLWVDCVELIWVTILSTYSNEKSEARISEAPVEANSSSSNTSPLED